The following coding sequences are from one Rissa tridactyla isolate bRisTri1 chromosome 14, bRisTri1.patW.cur.20221130, whole genome shotgun sequence window:
- the LOC128917641 gene encoding adenylate cyclase type 10-like, giving the protein LLFADISGFTALTEKFVQRSGVDRGTDELAQTLNEYLCDILEEFLIFGGDILKHINKVLLCDKGCTFLCVLGLPGNKLPCESLHALQSALEIFNSCSTMLKETETMSVAVTRGTMFCGVTGHPLRHEYTVLGQKVNLAARMMVHYPGLVSCDAVTYAASRLPASYFKELPEREMKGLRQPGPVYQFVGVT; this is encoded by the exons ctgctctttgcggatatctcag gtttcactgcgttgaccgagaaatttgtgcagaggagcggcgtggacagaggcactgatgagctggcgcaaacgctcaatgagtacctgtgcgacattttggagg aattcctgatttttggaggagacatcttgaag cacatcaacaaagtcctcctgtgtgataaa ggctgcacgttcctctgtgtgctgggactccctggaaacaagctgccctgcgagagccttcacgccctgcagagtgctctggagatcttcaactcgtgctccaccatgctcaaggaaacaga gacaatgtctgtggcagttaccagagggacgatgttctgcggagtcactggccacccgctgagacacgaatacacag tccttggccagaaggtgaacttggctgcccggatgatggtgcactaccctgggctggtgtcctgtgatgcagtgacctacgccgcctcccggctgcccgcttcctacttcaaggagctgccggagagagagatgaaaggcctcaggcagcctggccctgtctatcaattcgtgggggtcacc